One window of Candidatus Brocadiaceae bacterium genomic DNA carries:
- a CDS encoding bifunctional 5,10-methylenetetrahydrofolate dehydrogenase/5,10-methenyltetrahydrofolate cyclohydrolase, whose translation MRAKLIKGKPIADAIKDQAMADIRTLGRTPKLVGVVLGDNAGAKYYAANQEKACREVGIAYELHELPRDSSQKDLEAHVAGLNADPAATGVILLMPLPEGIDSRHVQQTIHPDKDVEGLHPANIGRLFYGDLSLGPCTPHAVVALLRHAGVDLKGKETVVVSHSEIVGKPMVVMLLQSIRESPTVTCCHIATRDLAAHTRRAEVLIVAAGKAGLVTGDMVREGAVVIDVGINRARVKVDGKTKTQIVGDVEFDAAAERASMITPVPGGVGLVTTAMLLKHTVECARRQA comes from the coding sequence ATGCGCGCAAAGCTGATCAAGGGGAAGCCGATCGCCGACGCCATCAAGGACCAGGCGATGGCGGACATCCGGACGCTCGGCCGGACGCCGAAACTCGTCGGTGTGGTCCTCGGCGACAACGCCGGCGCCAAGTACTACGCCGCCAACCAGGAGAAGGCCTGCCGCGAGGTGGGCATCGCCTACGAACTGCACGAACTGCCTCGCGACTCGAGCCAGAAGGACCTGGAGGCCCACGTCGCCGGCCTCAACGCCGACCCGGCGGCCACCGGCGTCATCCTGCTCATGCCGCTGCCCGAGGGCATCGACTCGCGCCACGTCCAGCAGACCATCCACCCCGACAAGGACGTCGAAGGTCTCCACCCCGCCAACATCGGCCGGCTCTTCTATGGAGACCTCTCGCTGGGCCCGTGCACGCCCCACGCCGTCGTCGCCCTGCTCCGCCACGCCGGGGTCGACCTGAAGGGCAAGGAAACGGTCGTCGTCAGCCACAGCGAGATCGTTGGGAAGCCCATGGTGGTCATGCTGCTGCAGTCGATCCGGGAGTCGCCGACGGTCACCTGCTGCCACATCGCCACGCGCGACCTGGCCGCGCACACGCGCCGGGCCGAGGTCCTGATCGTGGCCGCCGGCAAGGCGGGCCTGGTCACGGGCGACATGGTCCGCGAGGGCGCCGTCGTCATCGACGTCGGCATCAACCGCGCCAGGGTCAAGGTCGACGGCAAGACGAAGACGCAGATCGTCGGCGACGTCGAGTTCGACGCGGCCGCCGAGCGCGCCTCGATGATCACGCCCGTGCCGGGCGGCGTCGGCCTCGTCACGACCGCGATGCTCCTGAAGCACACGGTCGAGTGCGCGCGCCGCCAGGCGTGA
- a CDS encoding MBL fold metallo-hydrolase, producing MGMRLIGPVYLVGGQDYNMVYLDWPANDCNTYLLNTGDPLVLIDCGCGDSLPGILGNLREMEMDPRDLTHVLLTHAHLPHAGAADDLQRNGVEVLAGPAAAEALRTGGLATVAYHYHRRFRPVRAVTKMADGETLTLGTCRIRALALPGHSADSVGYEVTCEGRRMLFCGDAVRSPAMEQFRNRPDYDAEAYLATLQRLLEDPPDVLYPGHGAFCLSRPEHWIEEELKKLLRSGR from the coding sequence ATGGGGATGCGGCTGATCGGACCCGTCTACCTCGTCGGCGGCCAGGACTACAACATGGTGTACCTGGACTGGCCCGCCAATGACTGCAACACCTACCTGCTGAACACGGGCGATCCCCTCGTGCTGATCGACTGCGGCTGCGGCGACAGCCTGCCGGGCATCCTGGGGAACCTCCGCGAGATGGAGATGGACCCCCGCGACCTCACCCACGTGTTGCTGACCCATGCCCATCTGCCGCACGCCGGCGCCGCCGACGACCTGCAGCGCAACGGCGTCGAGGTCCTCGCCGGGCCGGCCGCGGCCGAGGCCCTCCGCACCGGCGGCCTGGCCACCGTCGCCTACCACTATCACCGCCGCTTCCGGCCCGTGCGGGCCGTCACCAAGATGGCCGACGGCGAGACGCTGACGCTCGGCACCTGCCGGATACGCGCCCTCGCCCTGCCGGGCCACTCGGCCGACTCGGTCGGCTACGAGGTGACGTGCGAGGGCCGGCGCATGCTGTTCTGCGGAGACGCCGTCCGCTCGCCCGCCATGGAGCAGTTCCGCAATCGCCCCGACTACGACGCCGAGGCGTACCTGGCCACGCTGCAGCGACTTCTGGAGGACCCGCCGGACGTCCTCTACCCCGGACACGGCGCCTTCTGCCTGTCCAGGCCGGAACACTGGATCGAAGAGGAACTCAAGAAGCTGCTGCGTTCGGGCCGGTGA